In a single window of the Rhodamnia argentea isolate NSW1041297 chromosome 2, ASM2092103v1, whole genome shotgun sequence genome:
- the LOC115751630 gene encoding calcium uniporter protein 4, mitochondrial-like, protein MALRKALAKRLFDSPRSSSAAAALPSLQAILPPPPNGATASFHREYLTSPKAAEKGLFRRFLQRRAINQAAGARLPEFLSLPVGDKLREKLRSLNGLGGGDRLQLGGLSPPVAGDPLAGVTIGDARKLLRLSRAETIKAKLREIDARSISYDEFVRICDQACGGGEAEGAEFAKALDESGNVIVLGNVVFLRPEQVAKSVESLIYQSIARPNDPRRRELEQMERHKALIDDKARAQVKGELYCGLGFLVAQTLGLMRLTFWELTWDVMEPICFFLTNLHVTLAYGFFLRTSREPTFEGYFQRRFKTKQQKLMKIHNFDADRYRELCRAFYPEESRSSQERA, encoded by the exons aTGGCCCTTCGGAAAGCTCTAGCGAAGCGGCTCTTCGATTCTCCCAGATCatcgtcggcggcggcggctctaCCCTCACTCCAAGCCATACTACCTCCCCCTCCGAATGGCGCCACCGCCTCCTTCCACCGCGAGTACCTCACGTCGCCGAAGGCCGCCGAGAAAGGCCTCTTCCGGCGCTTCCTCCAGCGGCGCGCGATCAACCAGGCCGCCGGGGCGAGGCTGCCGGAGTTCCTCTCCCTCCCGGTAGGGGACAAGCTCCGGGAAAAGCTCCGGAGCCTCAACGGCCTCGGCGGAGGGGATCGCCTCCAGCTAGGCGGGCTCTCGCCACCGGTCGCCGGAGATCCCTTGGCCGGAGTGACGATCGGGGACGCGAGGAAGCTGCTGAGGCTGTCGCGGGCGGAGACGATCAAGGCGAAGCTGAGGGAGATCGACGCGCGCTCGATCTCGTACGACGAGTTCGTGAGGATCTGCGACCAGGCGTGCGGAGGGGGTGAGGCAGAAGGTGCCGAGTTCGCCAAGGCGTTGGACGAGTCCGGAAACGTCATCGTTCTCGGCAATGTCGTGTTTCTCAGGCCTGAGCAG GTGGCTAAGTCAGTGGAGTCGCTAATCTACCAATCCATAGCCAGGCCCAACGACCCGAGACGAAGAGAGCTGGAGCAGATGGAGAGGCACAAGGCCCTAATCGATGATAAGGCCCGGGCCCAGGTGAAGGGCGAGCTCTACTGTGGGCTGGGCTTTTTGGTGGCCCAAACGCTCGGGCTCATGAGGCTCACGTTCTGGGAGCTGACCTGGGACGTGATGGAGCCCATTTGCTTCTTCCTCACCAACCTCCACGTCACCCTCGCTTACGGCTTCTTCCTCCGGACCTCCCGGGAGCCGACCTTCGAAGGGTACTTCCAGCGTCGTTTCAAGACCAAGCAGCAAAAGCTCATGAAGATCCACAACTTCGATGCCGACCGGTACCGGGAGCTCTGCCGAGCTTTTTACCCGGAGGAGTCCCGGTCATCGCAGGAAAGGGCATGA
- the LOC115751628 gene encoding elongation of fatty acids protein 3-like yields the protein MGIQLRMSRTLRYYLSEHPSIVNFRWSHHLWGSTWSFLLAAVAAYVAAAFLLLLLLLLLLPRRRPVPLGPLPALHSLAVAAASAVVFAGMLLSASAEIRDTRWLWRRSRTTPIQWLLCFPLGTRPSGRVFFWSYAFYLSRFLHLLRTFLTVLRRRRLTFFQLFNQSILLCMSFLWLEFSQSFQVLAILSTTLLYAVVYGYRFWTAIGLPGARFPFVVNCQVVLLGYTLICHFAVLFLHFLKGGCNGIGAWVFNSVLNGAILLLVLKFYVKVQLNYRKVGAVPEQEDGSSAAAHAGSPVSETKISTEKDH from the coding sequence ATGGGCATCCAGCTGCGAATGTCGCGGACCCTGAGGTACTACCTGTCCGAACACCCTTCCATCGTCAACTTCCGGTGGAGCCACCACCTCTGGGGCTCCACCTGGTCCTTCCTCCTGGCCGCCGTCGCAGCCTACGTCGCCGccgccttcctcctcctcctcctcctcctcctcctcctccccagGCGCCGCCCCGTCCCCCTCGGGCCCCTCCCCGCCCTCCACAgcctcgccgtcgccgccgcctccgctgTCGTCTTCGCCGGCATGCTCCTCTCCGCCTCCGCCGAGATCCGCGACACCCGGTGGCTGTGGCGGCGCTCCCGCACCACCCCAATCCAGTGGCTCCTCTGCTTCCCCCTCGGCACCCGCCCCTCGGGCCGCGTCTTCTTCTGGTCCTACGCCTTCTACCTCTCCCgcttcctccacctcctccgcaCCTTCCTCAccgtcctccgccgccgccggctcACCTTCTTCCAGCTCTTCAACCAGTCCATCCTGCTCTGCATGTCCTTCCTCTGGCTCGAGTTCTCGCAGTCCTTCCAGGTCCTCGCCATCCTCTCCACCACCCTCCTCTACGCCGTCGTCTACGGCTACCGGTTCTGGACAGCGATCGGCCTCCCCGGCGCGAGGTTCCCGTTCGTCGTGAACTGCCAGGTGGTGTTGCTGGGCTACACCCTGATTTGCCATTTCGCCGTCCTGTTCCTGCATTTCTTGAAAGGCGGGTGCAATGGGATCGGAGCTTGGGTGTTCAATTCGGTGCTCAATGGCGCCATCCTGCTCTTGGTGTTGAAGTTCTACGTGAAGGTGCAGCTGAATTACCGGAAGGTCGGTGCGGTGCCGGAGCAAGAGGACGGGTCGTCGGCGGCGGCGCACGCGGGTTCTCCTGTCTCGGAGACGAAGATTTCGACAGAGAAAGATCATTGA